The stretch of DNA GCACAATGATGATGACCAGGGTCATGGCGATCATGATCGGCAGCAACGGCAGAATCGCCTTGCCGGCCTTGCCCGACTCTTCGATCGCCCCCGCCTGCTCAATCCGGTAACCGGAAGGGAGTTTCTCGATGATCGGCCGCAGTTGCTTCAGCAGCGCACTGGAAACATCCGGAGGCTGCAAGTCTTCGGCAATGTCGCCACGCACGGTAATGGCCGGGGTGCGATCACGTCGGCGCAGGATCGGATCCTCCATGCGCACATCGACCTCGCCTATCTGCGACAACGGGATTCGCTGTCCCGACGCACCGACCAAGGTGAAGCTGGCAATCTGCTGCGGATCGAGGCGGATATTGCCCGCTGCCCGCCCCATGACTTGCACTGAGCGAATATCCTCACGCACTGCCGTGATCGGTACTCCGCTCAGCAGGAACTGCAATTGCCGGGCAACCGCAGTCGATGTCAGCCCTACCGCCTGCAGACGGTCCTGGTCCAGGTTGAAATGCAGCGACGGCGTCAGCGGCCCCCAGTCGGTGTTCACGGTTCTCATCATCGGGCTCTCCTGCATCACGCCCCTCACCTGCTCGGCGATCACGCGCAACTTCGCCGGATCAGGCCCCATCACCCGGTAGGCCACCGGAAATGGCGAATAAGGACCGAACACGATTTGCGACGCCCTGAGACGGGCTTCCGGGGCGAGCCCTTGGGCGGCCGCGTCACGAAAACGCAACTTGAGGGCTTCCCGTGCTTCCTGACTGTCGGTCAGCACCACGATCTTGGCGAACGACGGATCAGGCAGCTCCGGCGCCATGGCCAGGAAGAAACGCGGCGCACCCTGGCCGATATAGGCCGTGACAATTTTTGCCTCGTCCTGCTGCTGCAGCCAGGCCTCAACCTTGGCGGCCGTGGCACTGGTCTGTTCGATGGAGGTGCCGTAGGGCATCTGCACCTCGATCATGACCTCGGGACGGTCAGAGGTCGGGAAGAACTGTTTCTTCACCAGACCCATGCCCGCCGCCGCCACGAAGAACAGCGCGACCACCGTGCCCGCGACCAGCCATTTGCGCGCAATGACCCGTGTCAGAACCCGGCGGAAGCGGTTGTAGCGCGGCGTGTTGTAGATCGCTGCGTGTCCGCCCTCGACCGCCTTGATGTCTGGCAACAGCTTCACGCCCAGATAAGGGGTGAACGCCACCGCAACGACCCAGGAAGCGATCAGCGCAATGCCCACGATCCAGAACATGTTGCTGGTGTATTCGCCGGCCGTGGACTGGGCGAAACCGTTCGGTAGAAAGCCGATCGCCGTCACCAGCGTACCGGACAGCATCGGCGCCGCCGTGTGACTCCAGGCATAAGCAGAAGCCTTGAGGCGATCGTAGCCCTCCTCCATTTTCACCACCATCATTTCAATGGCAATGATCGCGTCGTCGACCAGCAGCCCGAGCGCCAGGATCAATGACCCGAGGGTGATACGGTCAAAGTTCTTGCCGGTGGCCGCCATCAGCACAAACACGATCGCCAGAGTCAACGGTACGGCGGCGGCGACCACCACGCCGACACGCCAGCCCATGCTGAGAAAGCAGACGAGCATGACCACCAGCAGCGCGACAAAGAACTTGACCATGAACTCGCCGACGGCCGAATCGATATTCACCGCCTGATCGGTGACCTTGGAGAGACTCATGCCCAGCGGCATTTCCTCATTGATCCTGACCGTCTCGGCATCCAGCGCCTTGCCCAGATCAAGACCGTTCCAGCCCTCACGCATCACCACACCGAGCAACAGCGCATCTGCGCCGTTATTGCGCACCAGAAAGGTGGCCGGGTCTTCGTAACCGCGTTCGACCGTCGCCACATCAGACAGCATGAGTGTCCGTCCCTGCACGACAACAGGGGTGTCGCGAATTTTCTGCAGCTTGTCGAACGCGCCGTCCAGACGCAGAAAAACCTGTGGCCCGCTGGTTTCAATCGATCCGGCCGGGGTCAGTACGTTCTGACTGTTCAGCGCAGCGAAGATATCCTGCGGTGACAAGCCCAAGGTCGCCAACCGGTCATGGGAGAACGATACAAATATCCGTTCGGCTTGCTCGCCGATGATGTTGACCTTCTTCACCCCCGGCACATGCAACAGGCGCTGCCTCAAGGACTCCGCATCGCGTACCAGCAGGCGCTGCGGCTCACCTTTGGCTTTCAGGGCGAACAGCGCAAAGGTCACGTCCGAATACTCATCGTTGACCATCGGCCCGATGACGCCCGCCGGCAACTTGATGGCTTCATCGTCGAGTTTTTTACGCGCCTGATAGAACTCCTCCTGCACTTGCGAAGGCGGCGTGCTGTCGAGCAGCGAGACCATGGTGAACGCGAGCCCTGGCCGCGTATAGGTTTCCGAGCGGTCGTACCATTTGAGTTCTTGCAGGCGTTTTTCCAGTGGCTCCGCGACCTGATCCTGCATTTCCTGTGCAGTCGCCCCCGGCCACGCCGTGATGACGGTCAACTGCTTGACCGTAAACGGAGGGTCTTCGGCACGCCCCAACTGGAAGAACGACAGAATGCCGGCAACGGCGATCAGAAAAATCAGAAAGACTGTGATCGCCCGTTCGCGAACGGCGATGGCGGAAATGTTGAATCGTCCTTCGTTCATGGACGACTCCCGGCAACCGTCGCGGCAGTCGGCACAGCTATTGTTACTGGCTCCCCCTCGCGCAACAGATGAGCGCCCAGCGCCACAATCTGCTCGCCGATGCGAAGGTCGCCGACCACTCGCGCCGAATCGTCGCTCAGCCCCAGCACCTGAACCGGTCGCCAGGCCACGGTTGGCGGTGTGCCGGCGATGACCCACACGCCCGGACCTTGACCCGGGTCATACACGGCAGCGATCGGCACTTGCACCGACGCGGTAGGTGCCGATCCCTCGGCGATGCGGAGGGTGACTGTCGAACCGATCGGCGCATTGGCCAACGCGCCCTCCAGCACATACCGCGCCTCGAACGTGCGCGTCGTGCGGTCTGCCGAGTCCGAAAGCAACCTCAGTTTTGCGCTCACAGCACCCGAGGCGTTGCCATAGAGCGTGGCTTGCGCGGTAGATCCTGCGGCGGGACGCAAGGTCTCGGGCAGGTGCACGATGGCCTCGCGCTGCCCTGCCCGCGCCAGTCGAACCACCGGTTGACCGGGGCTGACGACTTGTCCGGGTTCAGCGAGTGTTTCCACCACAACGCCGTCGGCATCGGCGACCAGCACCGCATAACCAGAAGCGTTGCGGGCAACGTCCGCTTGCGCTTCAGCGGCGCTGAGCTGCGCCTTGGCAGTGTCTGCGGCGGCTTTGATCTGATCGTAAGCCGATGCGGAAATGGCGCCGGCGCTGACCAGGGTGCGATAGCGCGCTTCGTCATCGGCTGTCTGCTTCGCGCGGGCCCGGGCGGCGCTGACCGACTCCTGCTGCGCGCGTGCCTGCAGCCCCAGGTCGATGGGGTCAAGCCGCATCAGCGGCTGACCGCGCTTGACGGTCTGGCCCGTGTCAACCAGACGTTCGAGCACCTTGCCCGCTACGCGAAACCCCAGGTCGCCCTGAACGCGCGCAGTCACCACACCGGTGAAGGAACGAGAACCGTCCGCCGCAGCCTGAACGGTGGTGAACCTGACCAGAGGTGCCTGCGTGCGCGGGTCTGCAACGGAGGAGGAATCACCGCACGCCGCCAGGGCGAGTGGCAACAGGCATGCCGCAATGGGGAAAAATCGGAGCCGGCGCATAGGTGCCCTTACTGGAATAGGATGATCATCATATTCTCAGCCTCGTGACCATTATCGTCAATAGTCACATCACATTCGGCATTCAACGCTCCAGTCTTTAGCCTTATCCGGGAATAATCCTTGCGATGATGCTCGATCAGATCAATCGAACACAATTGACACTTAGTGACCAATAAGTAATATGGTCACGAAATCCCCTTAAGGAACGCCAATGCCTGCCCTCCGCCCGACTGCTCTTTTGGTTACTGCCGGCCTGATGGCAGGCTGTGCGGTGGGTCCGGATTACCATCGTCCAGACGCCCCGCTTTCGGATCATTACCTGGGTCGGTCTGCTGTCGAACCGCGATCCGAATCGACACCAGGCAGCCTTGTCGCCTGGTGGGAAAACTTTAATGATCCGCTGCTGACCGACTACATCAACCAGACCCTGCAGCAGAATCTGGACCTGGCACAGGCGTCGGCGCGCGTCACCCAGGCAAGGGCCGGCCTGGGTGCGGCAAACGCAGCACTGCTGCCCTCAGCGAATATCAACGCACAGGCGGCGCGCGCTTATCAGTCCGTCGAGACGCCACTGGGCCAGGTATTGAATTCAACACCGGGCTACGACCGTTACGGCAATGCTTACGAGGCCAACCTCGAGGCGGGCTGGGAAGTCGATGTGTTTGGCGGACTGCGCCGCGGACGTGAGGCGGCACTGGCTGAGTACCAGGCCTGCGCAGCGGATTTCACCGCGACACGGCTGGCGATCGGCGCGCAAACGGCCGATATCTACATCACCCTGCGCGGATTACAGGCACGACTGGATATTGCCAACCAGCAAGTCGACACCCGGCGCGCGTTGCTGGAAAAGGTCCGGTTGCTTTACGGCAAGGGCCTGGCCGCGGAGTACCAGGTGCGTCAGGCCGAGGGTGAATTGTCGCAAGTCCAGGCAACCGTGCCGGTACTGCAAAGCGGTCTGGAGGCAGCCATGAATGCGATGGACGTGATGCTCGGCACGCCTCCCGGCACGCACCGCACGCAACTGGCACGTGAGGGCGATATTCCCAATGCGCCGTCGTTGACTGCGCTTGGCACACCGGCGGATCTGCTGCGGCGCAGACCGGACCTGATCGTGGCCGAGCGCCGGCTTGCAGCTTCCAACGCGCGCATTGGTGAAGCGATTGCCGAGTACTACCCGAAATTTTCCCTCAGCGCCTTGCTGGGCAGCGCGACAGCCGTCTCCGGCGGCAATCTATTCACCAGCGGCGCGAGCCAGTCGAGCGGTGTCCTGGGGTTGCGCTGGAGGCTTTTCGACTTCGCACGCATCAACGCCCAGATCGATCAGGCCAAGGGGCAGGAAGCTGAAGCGTTGGCCGCGTATCGCCAGTCGGTACTGCGCGCCACCGAAGATGTCGAGAACGCGCTGTCCTCACTGGCGAATCGGCAAACCCAGACCACCACCCTCACCGGCGGCGAAGCGGCATTGACTCAAGCTCGCCAGTCCTCATTCATCGCCTATGAAAAAGGCACGGCCAGCCTGATCGATGTCCTGCACGCCGACGAAACATTGCTGCAGGCCTCCGACGCCAGAGCACAAGCGCGGACAGAATCGGCCCGTGCGGCGGTGGCGGTATTCAAGGCTCTCGGCGGTGGCTGGCAACCCGCTGAGTCGCCGTCTGTTGTGGCGCGCTGAGCAGCAACGCCAGATCGTTTCAGACCAGGTTACTGAGAGTCGGGAGACACGCGTACTCCCGACCCGCTTGACCGCATTCAACTAGAAGCGGTAACTGACAGAAGTACCGAATCCGCTCGCACTGTTCTTGTACCTGGCACTGTACGCACCCCGCGTTGCCGAGGTGTCGTTGATCTGTACGCTCTCCTCCCAAAGGTAGGAATACGCGAGATCGATCGTGACATTGTCCACCGGCGTCCAGCCGGCCCCGAAGCTGACAACCTTACGGTCGCCGGTAGGAATCCGGGGCCCGCGATTGGTATTGTTGGTGGGTGACTGATCCACCGAAAACCCGCCACGCAGCACCCATTGCTTATTCAATTGATAGGCCGCACCGATCGCGTGAGCCCAGGTGTCGTGCCAGTTCTGCTCTTCGCTGATCGTCCCCAACTGCCCGCTCAGCAACGGCGGCAAGCCGCTGTTCTCAATCGTCAGCTCCTTGAAGCGGCTCCAACGCGTCCAGGTACTGCCCACATAGAGCGTCCAGTCGTTGTTGAATTGATGCGTCACCGAAAAGTCCACCGACTCCGGCGTGTCCACATCCAGCGATGCGTCATAGCTACGACCGCTGACGCCCAGCACACTGAAGATGCCATCCGTGACCTTGGTTTTGGCATCCAGGTGGTAACTGACTTTGGAGTGATACGTCAGGCCCAGACGGGTCTGATCGGTCGCCTGCACCAGCACGCCGGCGTTGAAACCCAGTGCAGTGTCATCGCCGGTGCTTTTGAGCTTGCCGTCATTACGCCCCGGGCTGAGTGGATTGGGCACCATGCCCGATATCTCTCCGCCGATACGGTTGATGGTCGGCCCGAATCCGATCGAGACTTTTTCGTTAAAGGCGTAGCTGATCGTCGGTTGGAAGGTCAGCGTGGTGACTTGACTCTTGTTGGCGTAATAGCGTCCGGCAAAACCACTGCCGTAGTCGGTGATCAACCCGAAAGGCACATAAAACCCGACGCCGAATGCCCAATGCTCATCGATCGGTTTGACGTAATACCCCATCGGTACAGTGGTGGTGGGCACCATGTCGCCGTCTTCCTTGCCGCCGAAGGTACTGCGAGTCCGGCTGATGTCAGACTTGGCAAACAACGTAGCCGCCCCCACGCTGATCTGCTCTCGTTCAAGCCGCGCCATGCCCGCCGGGTTGCCGTAGATCGTACTGGCGTCTTCGGCTGATGAAGATCGCCCGGCAAAACCGGATCCCATCCCGCTGATGCTTTGTTCGTTGAGTGCAAAGCCACCGGCCAACACATTGGAGGACGCCAGCACGACGGCCAGGCCAACGGGATTTTTGAGCATTATTTTTTTCATTATCTGGACTCTATGGGATCACTGAAAAAGAACATCGAGAACGACAGCGAAGCCATATTATCCATGTGACCATTTCAGTCAATGGTCACACACAGCAAAACTTAACGCCGTACCGGCACGCATGTGCCGGGAACAGGAACCTGATAAGGGGGATGTCGCTCTGGCTCAGATCACCTGAACAGTGATCAGCGTTGGGTCAGGGCATCAGGCTGCGCAGGATAAGGTTGGAGGTCAGCGTGGGCGCTACCTCGATAAAATCCAGATTGTGTTGCAGCAGTAACGGGTTGACGAAGGGACGCAGGGCCAGATGGATCGACTCGACGGTCTCGTCCAGGGGGGTCTTGCGCTCGAACTCTCCGGCCTCTCGCCCTTCACGCACGATGTCGAAGATAAAGCGCTTGATCTGCTCCTCATACACCTGGGCACTGGGCCAGCGCTCCGCCGCAGAAAATGCCGCGATGTCGTAGAGCTTGCGATCATTGAAGAACAGGTTCACACCCGTGGCAATCACGGTTTTCACCAACCTGCGTAAACGCTCGGTCGGTGAAATCGCCTCTGCGTTAATCGCCTGTTCTACCGCTGCAACGATTTGCCCCAGACAATTTGAGCAGATCGCTTCGCCGATCGCCTGTTTGGAATCAAAGAATTTATAGATGTACGCCTTGGAAAAACCGATGGCCCTGGCCAGATCGGACACCGTGGTTTTACCGTAGCCATACTGGCTGAAATGCTCGTTGGCAGCCGCGACAATCTGATCGCGAATGTCATGATCGACGGGGCCACGAGTGCTGGGTGGGGATGAAGTGATCGATGGCTGATTCATCAGAGCAGCTTACTCACCCTCTCGTGGGCTGACAACTTGTGACTGAAGGCGAATAAAGTCACGCCTTTTCTGCAGCCTCGACACCGTCAGCAAGCCAACTTTCTGACGCCTGTTTAACGACCCTTTGCGCAGGTTTCTCCAAGCATAAAAAATTGGCACTTTTGCACAACAAATTGACACCCAAAAGCATGCCACGGGCGGCCGATATCATTAGAGTATGCGCCCTTAAAAAGGAAAGGACTCTTGATGACTCAGTCACTCTCACGGCGCGTTGTGGCGATTACCGGCGCCCTGGGGAATCTCGGCGAGACCCTGGCGGACATGGCCGCAGCCCAGGGCGCGGATCTGGTGCTGATCGATCAGGCGACGATCGGGCTGCCCACCTCTCACAACCGACTGGTCCTGTCCGGCGTTGATCTGGCCTCCCTTGCCGATTGCCAGGACGTCGCCCGGCAGATCAACCGCTATTTCGGCCGCCTCGATGCGCTGGTCAATGGTGCCGGCGGCTATGCGTGGGAGCCGTTGCTGGGCGGGACGATAGACGCCTGGGATCGGCTCTACACGCTGAATCTGCGAACCGCCTTGAACGCCAGCAAAACTCTGCTGCCATTACTGCTGCAGTCCTCGGCCGGGCGCATCGTCAACATCGGTGCGAGCATGGCGGCGAAGGCCGGGCTGGGCATGGGCGCCTACGCCGCGTCGAAATCCAGCGTACTGCGCCTGACCGAAAGCCTCGCCGAAGAGCTCAAGGACATGAGCATCACCGTCAATGCCGTGCTACCGAGCATTCTCGACACCCCGCAAAACCGCGAGGCCATGCCCGACGCCGAGCACCAGCGCTGGGTAACGCCAGCCCAACTGGCGGCGGTCATTCTGTTTCTGATTTCGGAACAAGCTTCGGCGGTCACCGGCACCGGCATCCCGGTGATCGGGCGCATGTAGGGTCTATTGACGCCGCGTACCTTGGCGACGTCGCTTCCTTCACTTTTCGGAAAAGCAAGATCACCGGATTACCGGACTTCCCCTCCCCCCATGCGACCCGCCACCTCCAGCGCTGCCTTCGTTAACCACGTCCTTGATGTCGCCGAGCAACACGGCTGCGATGGCGATTGGCTGTTGCACCAGACCGGACTGTCACGCGAGCAGTTGTCCGACTCCATTGTGCGCATCCCCATGAAGCAACTGCGCGCCCTGCTGGAACTGGCGGCGCGCAGCAGCAACCTGGCGCATTTCGGCCTGCTGGTCGGCGCGGCCGTGCGCCCCGGCACCTACGGCGTGCTGGGGTATGTGCTGATGACCAGCCCGACGCTGGGCGAGTCGCTGAATATGATGCTGCGCTTCGGCAAGATTCTCTACGACAGCCCTTCCAGCCAGACCCGGGTCGTCATCGGCGACGGCCGCGTGACCCTCGAAGATCAGCGCACCAGTGAACTGGAACCTTATTGCGCCCTGCACCAGGAAGCCCTGATGGTCGGCTGGGCGGCGTTCGGGCGCTGGTTGGTCGCCAGCAACCAGCCGATGCTGGAAGTGCGAATGATGCATGCCGCCGTCGGCGAACCGGCGCTGTATGAACACTTTTTCGGCTGCCCGGTGCAGTTCGAGGCCGGGAGCAACGCACTGGTGTTTGCCGAGTCGACACTCTCGACGCGGATCCAGGGTGCCGACCCGCGCATGCACCGCAGCATGCTGCTGGAAGCCGACTGGCAGCTGTGCCTGTCGTACCCGGCATTTTCCGTGACCGACCGCTTGCGCGCGCTGCTCACCGAACAATTGCCGACCGGCGATTTCAGCCTGAAAAGCCTGGCCCGGCAGTTGGCGATTTCGCCGCGCACCTTACAGCGCAAACTCGCGGCCGAAGGGGAAAACTTCAATCAGGTGCTGGAAACCATGCGCATGGAACTGGCCGACCATTACCTGCGTCGCACCGAGACCAGCATCATGAACATCGCCCTGATGCTGGGTTACTCGCAGGCCAGTTCCTTCAGTCATTCCTTCCGTCAGGCGCGCGGGATCTCGCCGGTGGATTACCGCAAGTTGCTGCGGGCCAGATAAGCCTGTTACGTGCTCCGCGACTGAATATCAGACGCTCGACGCAGACATCGCTGCCTCATCGATCAACGCCGCCACCTCGGCGGCATGCGACGCCAGCGAAGCATGACTGGCCTCCAGCGTGATGACTTTCCTGGCGCCGAGGCGCGCCGACATCATCTTCTGGTTGTCCGGGTGGATCATGTGATCCTGGCTGGAGATCTGATACCAGCTCGGCTTGTTTTTCCAGGCCGGATTGCTGATCGGGTCGCCAAAGGTACTGGCCACCGGCGCTTTCTGAGTGACCGCCATGACCAGCGCTTCATCGGCCGTCAGGTCCTGACAGAAGCTTTCATGGAACTTGTCAGCCTTGAGCCACAGAAAACCGTCGCTGTCCGGTGCCAGGTTCGGCGCAGCCTGCGGCAGATGTTGCTGAGTCAGGCCGCCCGGGCTTTCGCCGGCATCCGGGGCGAACGCGGCGATGTACACCAGACCGACAACATTGGATTGGTTGCCGGCCTCGGTGATCACCGCCCCACCGTAAGAGTGCCCGACCAGCAGCACCGGCCCGCGCTGTTGCGCAATCATCTTGCGAGTGCGCTCTGCATCATCGGCCAGCGAGGTCAGTGGCATCTCCACCGCCCGGATGTCTGTGTAGCCCCTGCGCGTCAGCTCGACAATGACGTGGCCCCAATGCGCCGCGCCGCCCCAGAAACCGT from Pseudomonas sp. P8_229 encodes:
- a CDS encoding efflux transporter outer membrane subunit yields the protein MPALRPTALLVTAGLMAGCAVGPDYHRPDAPLSDHYLGRSAVEPRSESTPGSLVAWWENFNDPLLTDYINQTLQQNLDLAQASARVTQARAGLGAANAALLPSANINAQAARAYQSVETPLGQVLNSTPGYDRYGNAYEANLEAGWEVDVFGGLRRGREAALAEYQACAADFTATRLAIGAQTADIYITLRGLQARLDIANQQVDTRRALLEKVRLLYGKGLAAEYQVRQAEGELSQVQATVPVLQSGLEAAMNAMDVMLGTPPGTHRTQLAREGDIPNAPSLTALGTPADLLRRRPDLIVAERRLAASNARIGEAIAEYYPKFSLSALLGSATAVSGGNLFTSGASQSSGVLGLRWRLFDFARINAQIDQAKGQEAEALAAYRQSVLRATEDVENALSSLANRQTQTTTLTGGEAALTQARQSSFIAYEKGTASLIDVLHADETLLQASDARAQARTESARAAVAVFKALGGGWQPAESPSVVAR
- a CDS encoding efflux RND transporter permease subunit; the protein is MNEGRFNISAIAVRERAITVFLIFLIAVAGILSFFQLGRAEDPPFTVKQLTVITAWPGATAQEMQDQVAEPLEKRLQELKWYDRSETYTRPGLAFTMVSLLDSTPPSQVQEEFYQARKKLDDEAIKLPAGVIGPMVNDEYSDVTFALFALKAKGEPQRLLVRDAESLRQRLLHVPGVKKVNIIGEQAERIFVSFSHDRLATLGLSPQDIFAALNSQNVLTPAGSIETSGPQVFLRLDGAFDKLQKIRDTPVVVQGRTLMLSDVATVERGYEDPATFLVRNNGADALLLGVVMREGWNGLDLGKALDAETVRINEEMPLGMSLSKVTDQAVNIDSAVGEFMVKFFVALLVVMLVCFLSMGWRVGVVVAAAVPLTLAIVFVLMAATGKNFDRITLGSLILALGLLVDDAIIAIEMMVVKMEEGYDRLKASAYAWSHTAAPMLSGTLVTAIGFLPNGFAQSTAGEYTSNMFWIVGIALIASWVVAVAFTPYLGVKLLPDIKAVEGGHAAIYNTPRYNRFRRVLTRVIARKWLVAGTVVALFFVAAAGMGLVKKQFFPTSDRPEVMIEVQMPYGTSIEQTSATAAKVEAWLQQQDEAKIVTAYIGQGAPRFFLAMAPELPDPSFAKIVVLTDSQEAREALKLRFRDAAAQGLAPEARLRASQIVFGPYSPFPVAYRVMGPDPAKLRVIAEQVRGVMQESPMMRTVNTDWGPLTPSLHFNLDQDRLQAVGLTSTAVARQLQFLLSGVPITAVREDIRSVQVMGRAAGNIRLDPQQIASFTLVGASGQRIPLSQIGEVDVRMEDPILRRRDRTPAITVRGDIAEDLQPPDVSSALLKQLRPIIEKLPSGYRIEQAGAIEESGKAGKAILPLLPIMIAMTLVIIIVQVRSISAMIMVFLTSPLGLIGVVPTLLIFNQPFGINALVGLIALSGILMRNTLILIGQIHHNAQEGLDPFHAVVEATVQRARPVLLTALAAILAFIPLTHSVFWGTLAYTLIGGTLVGTIMTLVFLPAMYSIWFKIRPEDKRQPETVKPA
- a CDS encoding efflux RND transporter periplasmic adaptor subunit produces the protein MRRLRFFPIAACLLPLALAACGDSSSVADPRTQAPLVRFTTVQAAADGSRSFTGVVTARVQGDLGFRVAGKVLERLVDTGQTVKRGQPLMRLDPIDLGLQARAQQESVSAARARAKQTADDEARYRTLVSAGAISASAYDQIKAAADTAKAQLSAAEAQADVARNASGYAVLVADADGVVVETLAEPGQVVSPGQPVVRLARAGQREAIVHLPETLRPAAGSTAQATLYGNASGAVSAKLRLLSDSADRTTRTFEARYVLEGALANAPIGSTVTLRIAEGSAPTASVQVPIAAVYDPGQGPGVWVIAGTPPTVAWRPVQVLGLSDDSARVVGDLRIGEQIVALGAHLLREGEPVTIAVPTAATVAGSRP
- a CDS encoding TetR/AcrR family transcriptional regulator, with protein sequence MNQPSITSSPPSTRGPVDHDIRDQIVAAANEHFSQYGYGKTTVSDLARAIGFSKAYIYKFFDSKQAIGEAICSNCLGQIVAAVEQAINAEAISPTERLRRLVKTVIATGVNLFFNDRKLYDIAAFSAAERWPSAQVYEEQIKRFIFDIVREGREAGEFERKTPLDETVESIHLALRPFVNPLLLQHNLDFIEVAPTLTSNLILRSLMP
- a CDS encoding OmpP1/FadL family transporter; translated protein: MKKIMLKNPVGLAVVLASSNVLAGGFALNEQSISGMGSGFAGRSSSAEDASTIYGNPAGMARLEREQISVGAATLFAKSDISRTRSTFGGKEDGDMVPTTTVPMGYYVKPIDEHWAFGVGFYVPFGLITDYGSGFAGRYYANKSQVTTLTFQPTISYAFNEKVSIGFGPTINRIGGEISGMVPNPLSPGRNDGKLKSTGDDTALGFNAGVLVQATDQTRLGLTYHSKVSYHLDAKTKVTDGIFSVLGVSGRSYDASLDVDTPESVDFSVTHQFNNDWTLYVGSTWTRWSRFKELTIENSGLPPLLSGQLGTISEEQNWHDTWAHAIGAAYQLNKQWVLRGGFSVDQSPTNNTNRGPRIPTGDRKVVSFGAGWTPVDNVTIDLAYSYLWEESVQINDTSATRGAYSARYKNSASGFGTSVSYRF
- a CDS encoding AraC family transcriptional regulator; this translates as MRPATSSAAFVNHVLDVAEQHGCDGDWLLHQTGLSREQLSDSIVRIPMKQLRALLELAARSSNLAHFGLLVGAAVRPGTYGVLGYVLMTSPTLGESLNMMLRFGKILYDSPSSQTRVVIGDGRVTLEDQRTSELEPYCALHQEALMVGWAAFGRWLVASNQPMLEVRMMHAAVGEPALYEHFFGCPVQFEAGSNALVFAESTLSTRIQGADPRMHRSMLLEADWQLCLSYPAFSVTDRLRALLTEQLPTGDFSLKSLARQLAISPRTLQRKLAAEGENFNQVLETMRMELADHYLRRTETSIMNIALMLGYSQASSFSHSFRQARGISPVDYRKLLRAR
- a CDS encoding SDR family NAD(P)-dependent oxidoreductase, producing MTQSLSRRVVAITGALGNLGETLADMAAAQGADLVLIDQATIGLPTSHNRLVLSGVDLASLADCQDVARQINRYFGRLDALVNGAGGYAWEPLLGGTIDAWDRLYTLNLRTALNASKTLLPLLLQSSAGRIVNIGASMAAKAGLGMGAYAASKSSVLRLTESLAEELKDMSITVNAVLPSILDTPQNREAMPDAEHQRWVTPAQLAAVILFLISEQASAVTGTGIPVIGRM
- a CDS encoding alpha/beta hydrolase — protein: MSNKPTIVLVHGFWGGAAHWGHVIVELTRRGYTDIRAVEMPLTSLADDAERTRKMIAQQRGPVLLVGHSYGGAVITEAGNQSNVVGLVYIAAFAPDAGESPGGLTQQHLPQAAPNLAPDSDGFLWLKADKFHESFCQDLTADEALVMAVTQKAPVASTFGDPISNPAWKNKPSWYQISSQDHMIHPDNQKMMSARLGARKVITLEASHASLASHAAEVAALIDEAAMSASSV